The following are encoded in a window of Passer domesticus isolate bPasDom1 chromosome 30, bPasDom1.hap1, whole genome shotgun sequence genomic DNA:
- the LOC135287557 gene encoding olfactory receptor 14A16-like: MSNSSSISHFLLLALADTRQLQLLHFCLLLGISLAALLGNGLIISAVACGHYLHTPMFFFLLNLALSDLGSICTTVPKAMHNSLWDTTIISYKGCVAQVFLIFFFLSAEFYLLTIMCYDRYVSICKPLHYGTLLGSRACAHMAAAAWASAFLNALIHTANTFSLPLCHGNALGQFFCEIPQILKLSCSNSHLRELGLLMFSICLAFGCFVFIVFSYVQIFRAVLRIPSEQGRHKAFSTCLPHLAVVSLFLSTGTFAYLKPHSMSTPSLDLALSVLYSVLPPALNPLIYSLRIQELKSAVWRLMSGRFQKH; this comes from the coding sequence atgtccaacagcagctccatcagccacttcctcctgctggcattggcagacacgcggcagctgcagctcctgcacttctgcctcttgctgggcatctccctggctgccctcctgggcaacggcctcatcatcagcgccgtagcctgcggccactacctgcacacgcccatgttcttcttcctgctcaacctggccctcagcgacctgggctccatctgcaccactgtccccaaagccatgcacaattccctctgggacaccacaaTCATCTCCTACAAAGGATGTGTTGCACAGgtctttctcattttcttcttcctgtcaGCAGAGTTTTATCTcttgaccatcatgtgctacgaccgctacgtgtccatctgcaaacccctgcactacgggaccctcctgggcagcagagcttgtgcccacatggcagcagctgcctgggccagtgcctttctcaatgcaCTGAttcacacagccaatacattttccctgcccctgtgccatggcaatgccctgggccagttcttctgtgaaatcccacagatcctcaagctctcctgctccaattCCCACCTCAGGGAACTTGGATTGCTTATGTTTTCCATTTGCTTAGCATTTGGCtgctttgtgttcattgttttctcctatgtgcagatcttcagggctgtgctgaggatcccctctgagcaggggcggcacaaagccttttccacctgcctccctcacctggctgtggtctctctgttcctcagcactggtaCATTTGCCTACCTGAAGCCCCACTCAATGtccaccccatccctggatctggccctgtcagttctgtactcggtgttgcctccagccctgaaccccctcatctacagcctgaggattCAGGAGCTCAAgtctgcagtgtggagactgatgagtGGAAggtttcagaaacattaa